Proteins encoded by one window of Streptomyces clavuligerus:
- a CDS encoding CHAT domain-containing protein: MGGDSGTENGGLQGVRAWARDVADRADALLPGTAAERPHIARLPPVLAELAEVARFLTDTPEDLPLRAALEYRRGALLTLRGSGPAALPGDLEEAERLLRAARTVLRERPGMDGPRAALYQFMAMRDRPGLDGRPVDSASVLDWALSEGAGGFDDRAGELASLLMESVPAMSGDLSGLLSDAEREQLDATAAMMSGALKARTIEDLDRPDLLGKLPEGHPFRDGIPEVVRALFAGVDIGAESDAPADGGEPSADSTDSTDSTDGPDRSAPERTEAVLASALSLYTTLDSGAAASAEVRKLLAKVDGQLRQGVPGAETEGLLATFTSVWSKATRAMSEGSPDALDEAIGVLRGTLGALSADDPFVPALRQLQSVLLQLATDVGGSIQDAEMGRSLVDQPSAEATAAQFPQARLVGLKHSLDRAVASRDIPALARLIDELESLPPMPAPMAAIRPTLLGQALLSHGRFTQDRRQQREGLRKLREGIDSAESAAPLLRPLMKDARIALSAAEAELEADPDILRRTLAQADDAAAPPRRERGHTGEPRGDGARQDAVSPKGAAPSGGTGTSTPPRGTGTGAPSGRGAPGGGPPSGTGTPVDGDTPAASGSGASGGAVAPSGTGAPGGGPPSGRGTPDGPAEESARRTGPSSWVIGTGHVLLYGQTRDPDDLDRAVEELERARAAARPAGLDREASQALWRLATAYQSRWALGSDLHAATRAAMESLRATAASVLLQSGAEHGLRVAREGTARTLVAAGWAASSGWVSEAVSVLEFGRAMVLHAAAASADLPELLVRRGHSELADAWRARPVSPRDPADLAGLPSTLRRRVLEALGHHGDEGGPFTAPTVEELRTAVATVDADALVYLLPPERGRPGHALVIGPDVEAGVLILPQLADDRTLDAYLDAAAARSQRSPDTPAEVWRGVERTWEEALEALCDWAWQAMGPLLRGLGERIAANPDRRTGRPGGARLILVPCGRLGVVPWHAARFQRAPGGAHSHLCSLAHITYAASGAQFLRAVSRAARPADSAPVLIADPRMDLVGAEEEIVALHRSCYPGATLYGEFCDTPVTSAGAGTPAEVLSLLSPGSGTDASAPLSLLHVASHAWAGVHPTVSALALALPEGAEEPPFGQGGPDTPPDPGMLTVSDLLDGAEDTGERAADGPLVVLSACETDLSQRDHDEALTLATAFIARGARDVVGSRWTVPDGASSVLMAVFHHLLTVDGLAPPDALRGAQLWMLDPDRRPPSSLRGELLRQASRPELARIAAWAGFIHQGHPGNNGPRSRPARTAAAP; encoded by the coding sequence ATGGGCGGCGACAGCGGTACGGAGAACGGTGGGCTCCAGGGCGTCCGGGCCTGGGCCCGGGACGTGGCGGACCGGGCCGACGCCCTGTTGCCGGGGACGGCCGCGGAACGGCCGCACATCGCGCGGCTTCCCCCGGTCCTGGCCGAGCTGGCCGAGGTGGCACGGTTTCTGACGGACACGCCGGAGGACCTCCCGCTGCGGGCGGCGCTGGAGTACCGGCGCGGGGCGCTGCTGACCCTGCGGGGCAGCGGACCGGCGGCGCTCCCCGGCGACCTGGAGGAGGCCGAGCGGCTGCTGCGCGCGGCCCGGACGGTGCTGCGGGAGCGGCCCGGGATGGACGGCCCCCGGGCCGCTCTCTACCAGTTCATGGCCATGCGGGACCGGCCGGGCCTCGACGGGCGGCCCGTCGACAGCGCGTCGGTGCTGGACTGGGCGCTGTCCGAGGGGGCCGGGGGCTTCGACGACCGTGCGGGGGAGCTGGCCTCGCTGCTCATGGAGAGCGTTCCCGCCATGAGCGGTGACCTGTCCGGTCTGCTCAGCGACGCGGAGCGGGAACAGCTCGACGCGACCGCCGCGATGATGAGCGGGGCGCTGAAGGCCCGGACGATCGAGGATCTCGACCGGCCGGATCTGCTGGGGAAGCTCCCCGAGGGGCATCCGTTCCGGGACGGCATTCCCGAGGTCGTCCGGGCGCTGTTCGCCGGGGTGGACATCGGCGCGGAGAGCGACGCCCCGGCGGACGGCGGGGAGCCGTCCGCCGACAGCACCGACAGCACCGACAGCACCGACGGACCGGACCGGTCGGCGCCCGAGCGGACGGAGGCCGTCCTCGCCTCCGCCCTCTCCCTGTACACCACCCTGGATTCCGGCGCGGCGGCATCGGCCGAGGTGCGGAAGCTCCTGGCGAAGGTGGACGGACAGCTCCGGCAGGGCGTGCCGGGGGCGGAGACGGAGGGCCTGCTGGCCACGTTCACCTCCGTCTGGTCCAAGGCGACCCGGGCGATGTCGGAGGGGAGCCCGGACGCGCTCGACGAGGCCATCGGGGTGCTGCGGGGCACCCTGGGCGCGCTGTCCGCCGACGATCCGTTCGTTCCCGCCCTCCGGCAGCTCCAGTCGGTGCTGCTCCAGCTCGCCACGGACGTCGGCGGCAGCATCCAGGACGCGGAGATGGGCCGGTCCCTGGTGGATCAGCCGTCCGCCGAGGCCACGGCGGCTCAGTTCCCGCAGGCGCGGCTGGTGGGTCTCAAGCACTCCCTGGACCGTGCCGTCGCGTCGCGTGACATCCCCGCCCTGGCACGGCTCATCGACGAACTGGAGTCGCTGCCGCCTATGCCCGCCCCGATGGCGGCCATCCGGCCGACCCTGCTGGGTCAGGCCCTGCTCTCGCACGGGAGGTTCACCCAGGACCGGCGGCAGCAGCGCGAGGGGCTGCGGAAGCTCCGGGAGGGGATCGACTCCGCCGAGTCGGCGGCGCCCCTCCTGCGCCCGTTGATGAAGGACGCCCGGATCGCGCTGAGTGCCGCGGAGGCCGAGTTGGAGGCCGACCCGGACATCCTCCGCCGGACCCTGGCCCAGGCGGACGACGCCGCCGCACCGCCACGGCGGGAGCGGGGGCACACGGGGGAGCCGCGCGGGGACGGAGCCCGGCAGGACGCCGTGTCCCCGAAGGGGGCCGCACCGTCCGGGGGTACCGGCACAAGCACACCACCCAGGGGTACCGGCACAGGCGCACCGTCCGGGAGGGGTGCTCCCGGCGGCGGCCCGCCGTCCGGCACGGGCACTCCTGTCGACGGCGACACACCGGCCGCGTCCGGCTCCGGCGCTTCCGGCGGCGCCGTCGCCCCCTCCGGCACGGGCGCTCCCGGCGGCGGCCCGCCGTCCGGCCGGGGCACCCCCGACGGCCCGGCGGAGGAGAGCGCACGGCGGACGGGACCGTCCTCCTGGGTCATCGGCACCGGCCATGTCCTTCTCTACGGACAGACCCGCGATCCGGACGATCTCGACCGGGCCGTCGAGGAGTTGGAGCGGGCGCGCGCCGCCGCGCGGCCCGCGGGCCTCGACCGCGAGGCTTCCCAGGCGCTGTGGCGGCTCGCCACCGCCTACCAGAGCCGCTGGGCCCTGGGCTCCGATCTGCACGCCGCGACCCGCGCCGCCATGGAGTCGCTGCGGGCGACGGCCGCGAGCGTGCTGCTCCAGAGCGGGGCCGAGCACGGTCTGCGCGTGGCCCGCGAGGGCACCGCGCGCACCCTCGTGGCGGCCGGCTGGGCGGCCTCCAGCGGCTGGGTGAGCGAGGCGGTCTCCGTCCTGGAGTTCGGCCGGGCCATGGTGCTGCACGCCGCTGCGGCCTCGGCGGATCTGCCCGAACTCCTGGTGCGGCGGGGCCACTCCGAGCTGGCCGACGCCTGGCGGGCCCGGCCGGTGTCCCCCCGGGACCCGGCGGATCTGGCCGGTCTGCCGAGCACCCTGCGGCGGCGGGTGCTGGAGGCCCTGGGGCACCACGGCGACGAGGGCGGCCCGTTCACCGCGCCCACCGTGGAGGAGCTGCGGACGGCCGTCGCCACGGTGGACGCCGACGCCCTCGTCTACCTCCTTCCGCCGGAGCGGGGGCGGCCGGGCCACGCGCTGGTCATCGGGCCCGATGTCGAGGCGGGGGTGCTGATCCTGCCGCAGCTCGCCGACGACCGCACGCTGGACGCCTACCTCGACGCGGCGGCGGCCCGGTCCCAACGGTCCCCCGACACCCCGGCCGAGGTCTGGCGGGGGGTGGAACGCACCTGGGAGGAGGCGCTGGAAGCGCTCTGCGACTGGGCCTGGCAGGCGATGGGACCGCTGCTCCGGGGGCTCGGGGAACGCATCGCCGCCAACCCGGACCGCCGGACGGGCCGTCCCGGCGGGGCCCGGCTGATCCTGGTGCCCTGCGGACGGCTCGGCGTGGTCCCCTGGCACGCGGCCCGGTTCCAGCGCGCGCCGGGTGGCGCGCACAGCCATCTCTGCTCGCTCGCGCACATCACCTACGCCGCGTCCGGGGCCCAGTTCCTGCGCGCCGTCTCCCGCGCCGCGCGGCCCGCGGACTCCGCCCCCGTGCTGATCGCGGACCCCAGGATGGACCTGGTCGGCGCGGAGGAGGAGATCGTCGCCCTGCACCGGTCCTGCTACCCGGGGGCCACGCTGTACGGGGAGTTCTGCGACACCCCGGTCACCTCGGCGGGCGCCGGTACACCCGCCGAGGTACTGTCCCTGCTCTCCCCCGGCAGCGGTACGGACGCCTCGGCTCCGCTGTCGCTGCTGCATGTGGCCTCGCACGCCTGGGCCGGGGTCCACCCCACCGTCTCGGCGCTCGCCCTCGCCCTCCCGGAAGGAGCGGAGGAGCCGCCTTTCGGGCAGGGCGGCCCGGACACGCCCCCCGATCCCGGCATGCTCACCGTCAGCGACCTGCTGGACGGGGCCGAGGACACGGGCGAACGGGCCGCCGACGGGCCGCTGGTGGTGCTGAGCGCCTGCGAGACCGACCTCAGCCAGCGGGACCACGACGAGGCCCTCACCCTGGCCACCGCCTTCATCGCCCGGGGCGCCCGGGACGTGGTGGGCTCGCGCTGGACCGTCCCGGACGGGGCGTCGTCGGTACTGATGGCCGTCTTCCACCATCTGCTGACGGTCGACGGGCTCGCGCCCCCGGACGCCCTGCGCGGCGCGCAGTTGTGGATGCTCGACCCCGACCGCAGACCGCCGTCCTCGCTCCGGGGGGAGCTGCTGCGGCAGGCGTCCCGTCCGGAGCTGGCGCGGATCGCCGCCTGGGCGGGCTTCATCCACCAGGGGCACCCCGGGAACAACGGCCCCCGCTCACGGCCCGCCCGGACGGCGGCTGCCCCCTGA
- a CDS encoding DUF1996 domain-containing protein, with the protein MGIQRCSRRKTLLKRAAGAVVSVTLALAAAVAAVAAAHRPGDERDAPPDSLYAALAELPPAAPEPAAGPDASTGSVTVDCGRNERGHRNTDNVVTSPGLVGGAHHTHDYVGNTTTDARSTAASLAAAPTTCAGGDRSAYFWPVLRRLDREGPDTGAHGGGRHGNTGRILLPSSVRIDYLGNPVSKVVPHPAGLRMITGDPVAATATTDARVRAEWGCSGSPRRGATRYPRCPDGGGPTRTLTFPSCWNGLHPDSEGHRSHIVFPAANGVCPPATFPVPKLRVTLRYELPGGVPYAVDSFPEQHRHPRTDHAMFVDVTTEARRTRIARCLNEGRRC; encoded by the coding sequence GTGGGTATACAACGCTGTTCGAGACGGAAGACGCTGCTGAAGCGCGCGGCCGGGGCGGTGGTGAGCGTCACCCTCGCCCTGGCCGCCGCCGTCGCCGCGGTCGCCGCCGCCCACCGCCCCGGGGACGAGCGGGACGCGCCCCCGGACAGCCTCTACGCCGCCCTCGCCGAGCTGCCGCCCGCCGCCCCGGAGCCCGCCGCCGGGCCCGACGCGTCCACCGGCTCCGTCACCGTCGACTGCGGACGCAACGAACGCGGCCACCGCAACACCGACAACGTGGTGACCTCGCCCGGCCTCGTGGGCGGCGCCCACCACACCCACGACTACGTCGGCAACACCACCACCGACGCCCGCTCCACCGCCGCCTCCCTCGCCGCCGCGCCCACCACCTGCGCGGGCGGCGACCGCTCCGCCTACTTCTGGCCCGTCCTGCGCCGGCTCGACCGCGAGGGACCCGACACCGGTGCCCACGGCGGCGGACGGCACGGCAACACGGGCCGGATCCTGCTCCCGTCCTCCGTACGGATCGACTACCTCGGCAACCCGGTCAGCAAGGTCGTGCCCCACCCCGCCGGACTGCGGATGATCACCGGTGACCCGGTCGCGGCCACCGCCACCACCGACGCGCGGGTCCGGGCCGAGTGGGGCTGCTCCGGCAGCCCCCGCCGTGGCGCCACCCGCTATCCGCGCTGCCCCGACGGCGGCGGCCCGACCCGTACCCTCACCTTCCCGAGCTGCTGGAACGGTCTCCACCCGGACAGCGAGGGGCACCGGTCCCACATCGTCTTCCCCGCCGCCAACGGTGTCTGCCCGCCCGCCACCTTCCCCGTCCCGAAGCTGCGTGTCACCCTCCGCTACGAGCTGCCCGGCGGTGTGCCCTACGCGGTCGACTCCTTCCCCGAGCAGCATCGCCACCCGAGGACCGACCACGCCATGTTCGTCGACGTCACGACGGAGGCCCGGCGCACCCGCATCGCCCGCTGCCTGAACGAGGGACGGCGTTGTTGA
- a CDS encoding zf-HC2 domain-containing protein translates to MSVRRHDSALLGAYVLGALDERERREVETHVAVCGECRVELEALGELEAALGEVPPEAFVEGPPDGGDLLLQRTLREVRAERSRAGVRRRVLLSAAAAGTAVAVLGAGFLLGRAGAASGAGDPARPSRPPAVAAPTPGEGVRFGTAADDRTGARISVRVTPASGWARVSAAVGGIPAGELCRLVVVGLDGTREIAGSWRVGGAEKGARVDGSAAVAAGDIREVLVESAAGKRYVTTRLS, encoded by the coding sequence ATGAGCGTGCGGCGGCACGACAGCGCGCTGCTCGGCGCCTATGTGCTCGGTGCCCTGGACGAACGGGAGCGGCGCGAGGTCGAGACCCATGTGGCTGTCTGCGGGGAGTGCCGGGTGGAACTGGAAGCCCTCGGGGAGCTGGAGGCCGCGCTCGGCGAGGTGCCCCCGGAGGCGTTCGTCGAGGGCCCGCCCGACGGAGGCGACCTGCTGCTCCAGCGCACTCTGCGCGAGGTGCGCGCGGAGCGTTCCCGGGCCGGGGTCCGGCGCCGGGTGCTGCTGTCGGCGGCGGCGGCCGGCACGGCGGTCGCCGTCCTCGGCGCCGGTTTTCTGCTCGGCCGCGCCGGAGCGGCGTCCGGCGCCGGGGACCCGGCCCGGCCGTCGCGGCCCCCGGCGGTCGCCGCCCCCACGCCGGGCGAGGGCGTCCGGTTCGGCACCGCGGCCGACGACCGTACCGGCGCCCGGATCTCGGTCCGGGTGACACCCGCGTCCGGCTGGGCCCGCGTCAGCGCGGCCGTCGGCGGCATCCCCGCCGGGGAGCTGTGCCGGCTTGTCGTCGTCGGCCTCGACGGCACCCGGGAGATCGCGGGAAGCTGGCGCGTCGGCGGTGCGGAGAAGGGCGCACGCGTCGACGGATCGGCGGCCGTGGCGGCCGGGGACATCCGGGAGGTCCTGGTCGAGAGCGCCGCCGGAAAGCGGTATGTGACGACCCGGCTGTCCTGA
- a CDS encoding Rieske 2Fe-2S domain-containing protein, with protein MGLSREYGRAISEGPTSADRAGLAVLPYPSGWAALAFSGELKPGKVLTRPLAGEDVVLYRLRTGGVRAVRPYCPHLGAHLGLAKVEGDVLVCPFHSFAFGPDGACVRTGYGTEPPRAALRLLPVWEANGAVFVWRHHDGREPDWSIPTWHVIGRRPARYAVWELAGHAQEVIENSVDVGHFATLHGWKKAETGGPVAYDGTTFHLSMRAHESAPLFGEFTVEIEVDGYGLGCLHVDVSTPRFGLRMCTTVLPTAISPNRMQFRQLNRIAFDEPGWLPGPLARVVSRTAERVLNGAVFRASCAFTAADFPIWDTKQYRQPPQLAHGDGPIGPFRRWARRFYPETAVGGAGARSEPA; from the coding sequence ATGGGACTCTCACGCGAGTACGGCCGTGCCATCAGCGAGGGGCCGACCTCCGCCGACCGCGCCGGGCTTGCCGTGCTGCCGTATCCGAGCGGCTGGGCCGCGCTGGCGTTCTCCGGGGAGCTGAAGCCGGGCAAGGTGCTGACCCGGCCGCTCGCCGGGGAGGACGTCGTGCTGTACCGGCTGAGAACGGGAGGGGTGCGGGCCGTGCGGCCCTACTGTCCGCACCTGGGTGCCCATCTGGGTCTGGCGAAGGTCGAGGGCGACGTTCTGGTGTGCCCGTTCCACTCCTTCGCGTTCGGACCGGACGGCGCGTGTGTCCGCACGGGGTACGGGACCGAGCCGCCGCGTGCCGCGCTGCGTCTGCTGCCGGTGTGGGAGGCGAACGGCGCGGTGTTCGTGTGGCGGCACCACGACGGCCGGGAGCCGGACTGGTCGATTCCGACCTGGCATGTCATCGGCCGCAGACCCGCCCGTTACGCCGTGTGGGAGCTGGCGGGCCATGCCCAGGAGGTGATCGAGAACTCGGTGGACGTGGGGCACTTCGCCACCCTCCACGGCTGGAAGAAGGCGGAGACCGGCGGGCCCGTCGCCTATGACGGGACGACGTTCCATCTGTCGATGCGCGCCCATGAGTCCGCGCCCCTGTTCGGGGAGTTCACGGTGGAGATCGAGGTCGACGGCTACGGCCTGGGGTGTCTGCACGTGGACGTGTCCACACCCCGGTTCGGGCTGCGGATGTGCACGACGGTGCTGCCGACCGCGATCAGTCCCAACCGGATGCAGTTCCGGCAGCTCAACCGGATCGCCTTCGATGAACCGGGGTGGCTGCCGGGCCCGTTGGCCCGGGTCGTGAGCCGGACCGCCGAGCGGGTGCTGAACGGGGCCGTCTTCCGCGCGAGCTGTGCCTTCACCGCCGCCGACTTCCCCATCTGGGACACCAAGCAGTACCGGCAGCCGCCGCAGCTCGCCCACGGGGACGGCCCGATCGGTCCGTTCCGGCGCTGGGCGCGCCGCTTCTACCCCGAGACGGCGGTCGGCGGCGCCGGTGCCCGTTCCGAACCGGCCTGA
- a CDS encoding maleylpyruvate isomerase N-terminal domain-containing protein, with amino-acid sequence MELFSRSWTALRSAVAGLADEDFARPSGCGGWLVRDLVCHLVIDAQDVLITLATPAATEPTRDAATYWEPAATRPTGDDPLDALTVRLAAAYGDPRLLAFHLDDVGSAAGRAAGLADPELRVATQGQVLTAGDYLSAYVLEWTLHHLDLTAHLPWAAGPPADGLAHSRALLERIARVTFPGSFPDADALLIGTGRRAPDEAERAALGRSAARLPVFLG; translated from the coding sequence GTGGAACTCTTCTCCCGCTCGTGGACAGCGCTGCGCTCGGCGGTCGCCGGGCTCGCGGACGAGGACTTCGCCCGGCCCTCCGGGTGCGGCGGCTGGCTCGTCCGCGACCTGGTGTGCCATCTGGTCATCGACGCCCAGGACGTCCTGATCACCCTGGCGACCCCCGCCGCGACGGAACCGACCCGTGACGCGGCGACCTACTGGGAGCCCGCCGCCACCCGGCCGACCGGCGACGACCCGCTCGACGCGCTGACCGTCCGGCTGGCCGCCGCCTACGGGGACCCGCGACTGCTCGCCTTCCATCTCGACGACGTGGGCTCCGCCGCCGGACGCGCGGCCGGACTCGCCGACCCGGAGCTGCGGGTCGCCACCCAGGGGCAGGTGCTCACGGCGGGCGACTACCTCTCGGCGTACGTCCTGGAGTGGACCCTGCACCACCTCGATCTGACCGCCCACCTCCCATGGGCGGCGGGGCCGCCCGCGGACGGGCTGGCCCACTCCCGCGCCCTGCTGGAGCGGATCGCGCGGGTGACGTTCCCGGGATCGTTCCCCGACGCGGACGCGCTGCTGATCGGCACCGGACGGCGGGCCCCTGACGAGGCGGAACGGGCCGCGCTGGGGCGGTCGGCCGCCCGCCTCCCCGTCTTCCTCGGCTGA
- a CDS encoding ASCH domain-containing protein, with protein MPRSEFGFPGPLRDRLVAAILDGAKTATTGLLADYTWDDEPLPEAGDHSAVLDSEDRPVAVIEVTEVRVVPLGEVDFAHVADEGEGHATVAQWRTEHERFWNGADLRRLREESGLSADGFTVDDTTSVVLERFRLVADLRPLGSG; from the coding sequence ATGCCCAGGTCCGAGTTCGGTTTCCCCGGCCCGCTCCGCGACCGTCTCGTCGCGGCCATCCTCGACGGGGCCAAGACCGCCACGACCGGGCTCCTCGCCGACTACACCTGGGACGACGAGCCCCTGCCGGAGGCCGGGGACCACTCGGCCGTCCTCGACTCGGAGGACCGCCCCGTCGCCGTCATCGAGGTGACCGAGGTCCGGGTGGTCCCCCTGGGCGAGGTCGACTTCGCCCATGTGGCGGACGAGGGCGAGGGACACGCCACCGTGGCGCAGTGGCGGACGGAGCACGAGCGGTTCTGGAACGGGGCGGACCTGCGGAGGCTGCGGGAGGAATCCGGCCTCTCCGCGGACGGGTTCACCGTGGACGACACCACCTCCGTGGTCCTGGAACGCTTCCGCCTCGTCGCCGATCTGCGTCCCCTGGGCAGCGGCTGA
- a CDS encoding DUF418 domain-containing protein: MTDTAKARSAAEGPEEPGTTETAPREIRRIADVDALRGFALLGILLVNLTVTSTAYIGGGGLTDPAFDGPLHDAWRYLIAVLLETKFYLLFSFLFGYSFTLQMRSAERAGARIAPRVLRRCAALLAIGAVHAVALYTGDILITYSVLGLLLLACRNLRPRTAVRVAVTIFAVLASLYLALSWTVWAGHLDIDVEADPAEARATLEALRGDVGSVLGENLSEQPIAALFILFVQGPPAFAAFLLGLAAGKLGILARAADHLALLRRLQWAGFTVGLGGALVYAYAIKQGTGMETVGLALAVDMVTAPLLTAAYAATVLRLLSGARGERISGALAPAGRMALTNYLSQSLVMALLFTGYGLGLVGRVAPFLVTVVGLTLFAVQLVLSRWWMSGHAYGPVEWVLRAVTNARRPRWRSRRERASG; the protein is encoded by the coding sequence ATGACAGACACGGCGAAAGCCCGTTCCGCGGCCGAAGGGCCGGAGGAACCGGGCACGACGGAAACCGCGCCACGGGAGATACGACGGATCGCGGACGTCGACGCGCTGCGGGGCTTCGCCCTGCTCGGCATCCTGCTGGTCAACCTCACCGTCACCTCCACCGCGTACATTGGCGGCGGCGGACTGACGGACCCCGCCTTCGACGGGCCGTTACACGACGCCTGGCGCTATCTGATCGCTGTGCTCCTGGAGACCAAGTTCTATCTGCTCTTCTCCTTCCTCTTCGGCTACAGCTTCACCCTCCAGATGCGGTCCGCCGAACGCGCGGGCGCCCGGATCGCCCCCCGCGTCCTGCGCCGCTGCGCCGCTCTCCTGGCGATCGGCGCCGTGCACGCGGTGGCGCTCTACACGGGCGACATCCTGATCACCTACTCCGTGCTGGGCCTGCTGCTGCTCGCCTGCCGCAATCTGCGCCCCCGTACCGCCGTACGCGTCGCCGTCACGATCTTCGCCGTCCTGGCCTCCCTCTATCTGGCGCTGAGCTGGACGGTCTGGGCCGGGCATCTCGACATCGACGTCGAGGCGGACCCGGCCGAGGCCCGTGCCACGCTGGAGGCGCTGCGCGGCGACGTCGGCTCGGTGCTCGGGGAGAACCTCTCGGAGCAGCCCATCGCCGCGCTGTTCATCCTGTTCGTCCAGGGGCCGCCCGCGTTCGCCGCCTTCCTGCTGGGGCTCGCGGCGGGCAAGCTCGGCATCCTCGCGCGCGCGGCCGACCACCTCGCACTGCTGCGGCGGCTCCAGTGGGCCGGCTTCACGGTCGGGCTCGGCGGCGCCCTGGTCTACGCGTACGCCATCAAGCAGGGCACCGGGATGGAGACCGTCGGCCTCGCCCTCGCCGTGGACATGGTGACGGCGCCCCTGCTGACGGCCGCCTACGCGGCCACCGTGCTGCGGCTGCTCTCCGGGGCGCGCGGTGAGCGGATCAGCGGGGCGCTGGCCCCCGCCGGGCGGATGGCGCTGACGAACTACCTCAGCCAGTCCCTGGTGATGGCGCTGCTCTTCACCGGCTACGGCCTCGGACTCGTCGGGCGGGTGGCACCGTTCCTCGTCACGGTCGTCGGCCTGACCCTGTTCGCCGTCCAACTGGTGCTCAGCCGCTGGTGGATGAGCGGCCACGCGTACGGCCCCGTCGAATGGGTGCTCCGCGCGGTGACCAACGCCCGCCGTCCGCGGTGGCGGTCCCGGCGGGAGCGGGCTTCGGGCTGA
- a CDS encoding cytochrome P450 family protein, with protein MTAPAPEPADRHAVQPPHVLDPAARDRAAEDAALRARGSVTRVDVLGEEVWAITDPVLLKRLLLDGRVSKDSRRHWDRFPEHTTDWPLVLWVAVESMFTAYGPEHRRLRRLIAPVFTARTVNALAPDIERFARELLDDLATTPPGGTADLRERFANPLPLRVIGRLMGLPERMVPDFRRVVDGVFATAVTAAEAAANTRDLYRTVEELIALKRERPGDDLTSRLIAARDTEGDGQGLSEKECGEMLLLIISAGYETTVNLIDQAVVALLTHPGERAAARAGTVSWGDVVEETLRWQAPVPLLPMRYAIEDIELPGGTVVRRGQAILAAYSAANRHPGLHGPTAGEFDPARADKSHLSFGHGVHVCLGAPLARLEATIALRLLDERFPRLALAVPPGDLVPLPSFLANGHRSVPVVLEPGAPA; from the coding sequence ATGACAGCTCCGGCACCGGAGCCGGCCGACCGCCACGCCGTCCAGCCGCCGCATGTGCTGGACCCGGCGGCGCGCGACCGCGCGGCCGAGGACGCGGCGCTGCGGGCGCGCGGATCCGTGACCCGGGTCGACGTCCTGGGCGAGGAGGTGTGGGCGATCACCGATCCCGTGCTGCTGAAGCGGCTGCTGCTGGACGGGCGGGTGTCGAAGGACTCCCGGCGCCACTGGGACCGGTTCCCGGAGCACACCACCGACTGGCCCCTGGTGCTGTGGGTGGCCGTGGAGAGCATGTTCACCGCCTACGGCCCCGAACACCGGCGGCTGCGACGGCTGATCGCCCCCGTGTTCACGGCCCGCACGGTCAACGCGCTCGCGCCCGACATCGAGCGCTTCGCCCGTGAACTCCTGGACGACCTGGCCACGACGCCCCCCGGCGGGACGGCCGATCTGCGCGAGAGGTTCGCGAACCCGCTGCCGCTCCGGGTCATCGGCCGCCTCATGGGGCTGCCGGAGCGGATGGTGCCCGACTTCCGCCGGGTCGTCGACGGCGTCTTCGCCACCGCGGTCACCGCCGCGGAGGCCGCCGCCAACACCCGGGACCTCTATCGCACGGTGGAGGAGCTGATCGCCCTCAAACGGGAGCGGCCCGGGGACGACCTCACCTCCCGGCTGATCGCGGCCCGTGACACCGAGGGCGACGGACAGGGGCTCAGCGAGAAGGAGTGCGGCGAGATGCTCCTGCTCATCATCAGCGCCGGGTACGAGACCACGGTGAACCTCATCGACCAGGCCGTGGTCGCCCTGCTCACCCACCCCGGGGAACGGGCCGCCGCCCGCGCCGGAACCGTGTCCTGGGGCGATGTGGTCGAGGAGACCCTGCGCTGGCAGGCCCCGGTGCCCCTGCTGCCGATGCGGTACGCGATCGAGGACATCGAACTGCCCGGCGGCACGGTGGTCCGGCGCGGGCAGGCGATCCTCGCCGCCTACTCCGCCGCCAACCGCCACCCCGGTCTCCACGGGCCCACGGCCGGGGAGTTCGACCCGGCCCGCGCCGACAAGAGCCATCTCTCCTTCGGCCACGGCGTCCATGTCTGCCTGGGTGCCCCCCTGGCCCGGCTGGAGGCGACCATCGCGCTGCGCCTGCTGGACGAGCGCTTCCCCCGGCTGGCGCTCGCCGTCCCGCCC